A stretch of DNA from Agrobacterium cucumeris:
CATCGGCGGCGCCCGCTTTCGGTCTGGAAAGCTTCACCGTCAAGCAGGGTGATGAGGTGACCGTCTACGTCACCAATATCGATGAGGTGGAAGACCTGACCCATGGCTTCTCGATCATCAATTACGGCATCAACATGGAAGTGGCGCCGCAGGCCACGGCATCCGTCACCTTCAAGGCCGATAAGCCCGGTGTGTGGTGGTATTATTGCTCGTGGTTCTGCCATGCCATGCACATGGAAATGAAGGGCCGCATGCTGGTGGAGCCGAAAAAGGCATGAGGCATCCAAAAGATGCGGCGAGATGGGGGATGGTGGCGATTGTCGCCGTCATTCCCGGCCTGGCGGATGCTGAAACCATCCGCCTTTCCGCTGCCGCGACCCCAATACTTCAACAGGCCATCGACCGTGCACAGACGGGCGACGAACTGGTGCTGGAAAGCGGCGATTTTTCCGGGCCGGTGACCATTGGCACGTCCATTAAGCTGCGCGGCGAGCCGGGTGCGGCCATTCGCGGCACCGGTCAGGGAAGTGTCGTCACCATCACCGCCGAAGACGTGATCTTCAGCGGCATTATCGTATCCGGCTCCGGCGGTTCGCTGGAAGACATGAATTCGGGCGTCTTCGTCGCCCGCACCGCCAAACGGGCGATTGTCGAAAACAGCCGCTTCGAAGAAAATCTGTATGGCGTCTATCTGCATGGCGCCGACGATTCCATCGCGCGCAACAATGTCATTATCGGTACGGGCGAAGGTCGTTTAAGCGAAACCGGCAACGGCGTGACCCTGTGGAACGCGCCCGGCGCACGCGTCACCGGCAACGACATCAGCTTCGGGCGCGACGGCATCGCCACCAATGCCAGCAAACGCAACGTGTTCAGCGGTAACCGGTTCAGCAATCTGCGATTTGCCATCCACTACATGTACACCAACGACAGCGAGATCAGCGATAACGTCTCCAGCGGCAATTCGGTGGGATACGCCATCATGTTTTCCAGCCGCCTGAAGATCACTGGAAACGTCTCCGATGGCGACCGGGACCACGGCCTGCTTTTGAATTACGCCAACAGTTCCACCGTCACCGGCAATACGGTGCGCGGCCATATGCAGCCCGCATCGCGCTGGAGCGAACGCGGCATCCGCTCGCAGGAACATGGTGTGCCGGCCGCCGATGACGAGACTGCCGCGGATACCTCGGGAATGCGACCCGGCCCGGAAAAATGCGTCTTCATCTACAATGCCAACCGCAACCGCCTGCGCGACAACCGTTTCGAAGGTTGCGATATCGGCATTCATTTCACCGCCGGTTCGGAAGGCAACATGATGAGCGGCAATGCCTTCATCGCCAATCGCAACCAGGTCAAATATGTCGGCACGCGTTATGTCGACTGGTCGGAAAAGGGGCGCGGCAATTACTGGAGCGACAACCCCGCTTTCGATCTGGATGGTGACGGCATAGCCGACAATCCCTATCGCCCGAATGATCTGATTGACCGCGTGCTGTGGACCGCGCCGCAGGCGCGGGTGCTGACCAGCAGCCCCGCCGTGCAGGTGGTGCGCTGGGCGCAGGCGCGGTTTCCAGCCCTTTTGCCGGGCGGGGTCACCGACAGTCATCCCTTGATGTCGCCGCCGCAGCCTCCCAGGGAGCCACGCTCATGAGCCCGACCGTAAGCGTTCACGATGTGACCAAGACCTATGGCGGCAAGGTCAATGCCCTGCGCGAACTGAGCTTTAACCTTCATGAAGGGGAGACCGTAGCTCTGGTCGGCCACAATGGCGCCGGAAAAACCACGCTGATCAAATTGCTGCTCGGGCTTATTCGCCCGACGTCGGGGCATGTGGAGGTGCTGGGCGAGAACCCGGCGAATGGCGATTTCGCCGTGCGTCAGGCGCTTGGTTACCTGCCGGAAAGCGTGTCTTTCCACCTGGCGCTGACGGGGCGGGAAACGCTTGCCTTCTACGCCCGTCTCAAGCGGGTGCCCATGCAATCCGCCGACAGCCTGTTCGAGCGTGTCGGCCTTGCCGCCGTGGCCGCCGACCGGCCCATTCGTACCTATTCCAAGGGCATGCGGCAGAGGCTTGGCCTTGCCCAGGCATTGCTCGGCGCACCAAGGGTTCTGCTGCTCGATGAACCGACCAGCGGCCTCGACCCGGCCCTGCGGCGCAATTTCTACAACCTCGTCGATGAATTGCGGGCAGGCGGCGCGACGATCCTCCTGTCGTCGCATGCGCTGGGGGAACTGGAGGATCGGGCCGGACGCGTCATCATCGTCAATCGTGGCGTGCGCATTGCCGATGGCACGCTGGATGATCTGAGACGGATCGCCAGCCTGCCGTCGCGTATCCGTATCCGCCCGACTGGCGGGGGCGGAGCCGCAGCACCTGCCGATCCCGCGGCGCAATGGACCCCGACCGGAGACGGCGCTTACGAGACGGAGGTGGCGCATGCCGCAAGGCTGCCGCTGCTGCACCGCCTCACGGCTGCTGCCGCCGGTATCGAAGCCCTGAGCCTCATCGAGCCGACGCTCGATGATCTCTATGCCCATTTCCTGAACAGCCAGGAGGCCGCGTCGTGAGCAATATCCTGATCATTGCGGGAAAGGAAATTCGCGAAGGCATGCGCAATCGCTGGGTGCTGGCCACGACATTGCTGCTGGCAATGCTCGCCCTGACGCTGACGTTTCTCGGCAGCGCGCCGACCG
This window harbors:
- a CDS encoding nitrous oxide reductase family maturation protein NosD; translation: MRHPKDAARWGMVAIVAVIPGLADAETIRLSAAATPILQQAIDRAQTGDELVLESGDFSGPVTIGTSIKLRGEPGAAIRGTGQGSVVTITAEDVIFSGIIVSGSGGSLEDMNSGVFVARTAKRAIVENSRFEENLYGVYLHGADDSIARNNVIIGTGEGRLSETGNGVTLWNAPGARVTGNDISFGRDGIATNASKRNVFSGNRFSNLRFAIHYMYTNDSEISDNVSSGNSVGYAIMFSSRLKITGNVSDGDRDHGLLLNYANSSTVTGNTVRGHMQPASRWSERGIRSQEHGVPAADDETAADTSGMRPGPEKCVFIYNANRNRLRDNRFEGCDIGIHFTAGSEGNMMSGNAFIANRNQVKYVGTRYVDWSEKGRGNYWSDNPAFDLDGDGIADNPYRPNDLIDRVLWTAPQARVLTSSPAVQVVRWAQARFPALLPGGVTDSHPLMSPPQPPREPRS
- a CDS encoding ABC transporter ATP-binding protein codes for the protein MSPTVSVHDVTKTYGGKVNALRELSFNLHEGETVALVGHNGAGKTTLIKLLLGLIRPTSGHVEVLGENPANGDFAVRQALGYLPESVSFHLALTGRETLAFYARLKRVPMQSADSLFERVGLAAVAADRPIRTYSKGMRQRLGLAQALLGAPRVLLLDEPTSGLDPALRRNFYNLVDELRAGGATILLSSHALGELEDRAGRVIIVNRGVRIADGTLDDLRRIASLPSRIRIRPTGGGGAAAPADPAAQWTPTGDGAYETEVAHAARLPLLHRLTAAAAGIEALSLIEPTLDDLYAHFLNSQEAAS